Proteins from a genomic interval of Treponema succinifaciens DSM 2489:
- the smpB gene encoding SsrA-binding protein SmpB, with protein MEEARKTVAQNRKAHFNYIVTDSIECGIALEGSEVKSIKAGNISFGDSFAFIENGEVWLQNFHISEYSFSSVFNHEPDRKKKLLLHKDEIKRLQRKTEEKGFTLVPLEVYLKKGLVKINLGLCKGKKEFDKRAAIKDRDVKRDIAREFRNRLDG; from the coding sequence ATGGAAGAAGCACGGAAAACTGTCGCACAAAACAGAAAGGCACATTTCAACTACATTGTAACTGACTCTATTGAATGCGGAATCGCGCTTGAAGGCTCAGAAGTAAAATCCATAAAAGCCGGAAACATTTCATTTGGCGACAGCTTTGCTTTTATAGAAAACGGAGAAGTTTGGCTTCAGAACTTTCATATTTCGGAGTATTCATTTTCTTCGGTGTTCAACCATGAGCCAGACAGAAAGAAAAAATTACTTCTTCACAAAGACGAAATCAAAAGACTTCAGAGAAAAACAGAAGAAAAAGGATTCACTCTTGTTCCGCTTGAAGTTTACCTAAAAAAGGGGCTTGTAAAAATAAATCTCGGACTTTGCAAAGGAAAAAAAGAATTTGACAAGAGGGCCGCAATAAAAGACAGAGATGTAAAGCGCGACATTGCAAGAGAATTCAGAAACAGGCTGGACGGATAA
- a CDS encoding FtsB family cell division protein, with protein MERFRMLSAFFIGTFFYTVMAFIGGSDGIWAMKQLQEQKQLLSAHTAAIEKTYDELSLEQIALQKDLDVIASYAKKLGYVSENEKLVKISGLASRETHIFDPGTFVRHHEVKYIPEWLCKSSALTIMVLAYFVLFLADLQKGFIHFSSRKKFSSGGIAVYDMQ; from the coding sequence ATGGAAAGATTCAGAATGCTTTCGGCATTTTTCATAGGTACTTTTTTTTATACCGTCATGGCTTTTATAGGCGGAAGCGACGGAATTTGGGCTATGAAACAGCTTCAGGAGCAGAAACAACTTTTGAGCGCGCATACGGCTGCAATTGAAAAAACTTACGATGAGCTTTCCCTTGAGCAGATTGCGCTTCAAAAAGACCTTGATGTTATTGCCTCTTACGCAAAAAAACTGGGATATGTCTCTGAGAATGAAAAGCTTGTAAAAATTTCAGGGCTTGCTTCCCGGGAAACTCATATTTTTGATCCTGGAACTTTTGTCCGCCACCATGAAGTAAAATATATTCCAGAATGGCTTTGCAAATCATCTGCGTTGACTATAATGGTTCTGGCTTATTTTGTTTTGTTTTTAGCTGACTTGCAGAAAGGCTTCATTCATTTTTCTTCAAGAAAAAAATTCTCAAGCGGCGGGATTGCGGTTTATGATATGCAATAA
- a CDS encoding 6-hydroxymethylpterin diphosphokinase MptE-like protein — protein MEFSTATNGETTCTENGFRLHSSYNPSKEAERFCNTVDCSFHPRYVLVTEPALSYCVPFLKKKFSNAILCCIRFSKEFESTNSSWDKIFYAYGKSQKTNPLLEEEIFNFMGDEGISACLFLSWKPSENPFKELYEFSWEEIKKTVLKGRSVLATRTFFSKRWAKNALRFSMFCKNTALIKNGTSDIVVCASGLSLKSDIPFLKKYRKRFFLIAVSSSLSPLIFNGITPDLCISTDGGYWAKLHLVPLCNSKKIPLALPGEASCFASILENTEIIPIFYGDGCSEEILKASGYSGHSAFRNGSVSGTAAYFSLSITSGKIFYCGLDLSFSKGFSHTQPNELEKRNSIFDNRTHTSETRNFSSEINTVSINIYKNWFSSNDFFGRIFRLSDNFKYDSELGKIKDVDWTFFEKQTFDFKSKTKPQIIETQNIFNKEQRINFLRDIVIRNISNPEWIKNALPAEAIALERCKNLCEKEKIEKRIQEGMKKFFCDIMKALGRNVAI, from the coding sequence ATGGAATTTTCAACAGCAACAAACGGTGAAACAACTTGCACTGAAAATGGTTTCCGTCTGCACTCTTCCTACAATCCATCAAAAGAAGCCGAACGTTTTTGCAACACAGTAGATTGTTCTTTCCATCCACGTTATGTGCTCGTAACAGAGCCTGCCCTTTCCTACTGTGTTCCATTTCTTAAAAAAAAATTCAGCAATGCAATATTATGCTGCATAAGATTTTCAAAAGAATTTGAAAGCACAAATTCAAGCTGGGATAAAATTTTTTACGCCTACGGAAAATCACAAAAAACAAATCCGCTTCTTGAAGAAGAAATTTTCAACTTCATGGGAGACGAAGGAATTTCAGCGTGTCTTTTTCTCTCATGGAAGCCAAGTGAAAATCCATTTAAAGAGCTTTACGAATTTTCATGGGAGGAAATAAAAAAAACAGTTTTAAAAGGCAGAAGCGTGCTTGCGACAAGAACCTTTTTCAGCAAAAGATGGGCAAAAAATGCGCTTAGATTTTCAATGTTCTGTAAAAATACTGCGCTGATAAAAAACGGAACATCAGACATTGTTGTATGCGCAAGCGGATTAAGCTTAAAATCAGATATTCCATTTTTAAAAAAATACAGGAAAAGATTTTTTTTAATAGCAGTTTCATCATCTCTTTCTCCGCTCATTTTCAATGGAATCACACCGGATTTGTGCATTTCAACTGACGGCGGATATTGGGCAAAACTTCATCTTGTCCCATTATGTAATTCAAAAAAAATTCCGCTCGCATTACCAGGAGAAGCCTCATGCTTTGCATCGATATTAGAAAACACTGAAATAATTCCGATATTTTATGGAGACGGATGTTCAGAAGAAATTTTAAAAGCTTCTGGCTACAGCGGACATTCAGCATTTAGAAATGGCAGCGTAAGTGGAACCGCGGCTTATTTTTCGTTGTCGATTACAAGCGGAAAAATCTTTTACTGCGGACTTGACCTTTCATTTTCAAAAGGATTTTCACACACACAGCCGAATGAACTTGAAAAACGAAATTCAATTTTTGATAATAGAACACACACAAGCGAAACTCGTAATTTTTCTTCTGAAATAAATACAGTTTCCATTAACATTTACAAAAACTGGTTTTCTTCAAATGATTTTTTCGGACGAATTTTCAGGCTAAGCGACAATTTTAAATATGATTCTGAACTTGGAAAAATAAAAGATGTTGACTGGACTTTTTTTGAAAAACAAACTTTTGATTTCAAAAGTAAAACAAAACCTCAAATAATTGAAACACAAAATATTTTCAACAAAGAGCAACGGATAAATTTTTTACGCGACATTGTGATAAGAAATATTTCAAATCCAGAATGGATAAAAAATGCATTGCCCGCCGAAGCCATAGCTTTGGAAAGATGCAAAAACTTGTGCGAAAAAGAAAAAATTGAAAAAAGAATTCAAGAAGGAATGAAAAAATTTTTTTGTGATATAATGAAAGCCCTAGGAAGAAATGTTGCAATATGA
- a CDS encoding L-threonylcarbamoyladenylate synthase, whose amino-acid sequence MICNKNEESARIAADFLKCGKICVLPTDTVYGFSGIAENSLQAKFGTDAKIRKIKGREEKKPFIQLVSSPDEISKYSDFKIPEQLAQKWPGALTVIVPLKFPFSEKNATVAFRCPGDLWLRNVIAECGFPIYSTSVNRSGSPVLDSVCKIEKEFSNEVDLIVDDGDKKGSLPSTIVLLKNDGWKVLRQGSVIV is encoded by the coding sequence ATGATATGCAATAAAAATGAAGAGTCTGCGCGTATTGCGGCGGATTTTTTGAAGTGCGGAAAAATTTGTGTTCTTCCAACGGACACGGTTTACGGATTCAGCGGAATTGCTGAAAATTCATTGCAGGCAAAATTCGGCACAGACGCAAAAATAAGAAAAATAAAGGGCAGGGAAGAAAAAAAGCCTTTTATTCAGCTTGTTTCTTCTCCAGATGAAATATCAAAATATTCTGACTTTAAAATTCCAGAACAGCTTGCTCAAAAATGGCCCGGGGCTTTGACCGTTATAGTTCCGCTGAAATTTCCTTTTTCTGAAAAAAATGCAACAGTTGCATTCCGTTGTCCGGGAGACTTGTGGCTTAGAAATGTAATTGCAGAATGTGGATTTCCTATTTACAGCACAAGTGTGAACCGGAGCGGCAGTCCTGTGTTGGATTCAGTCTGCAAAATTGAAAAAGAATTTTCAAATGAAGTTGACTTGATTGTTGATGACGGCGACAAAAAAGGTTCTTTGCCTTCTACGATTGTGCTTTTGAAAAATGACGGTTGGAAAGTTTTAAGGCAGGGAAGTGTTATCGTTTAG
- a CDS encoding tetratricopeptide repeat protein: protein MKIQSFLFLMLSFVFCRCATSIPCEKKVIERNLFEEYFSIAENYKNLENYSKAIEYYKKTLTSDSLNDYAFYEIALCNVYLKNWDEAQSSFEQLLQNDLENTTLKTSLAYIEAMRGNLEEAENLYSYLYENNSDDSSILKNLIAVLVSEKKYEEANEKFKIFEEKFPDEESIPAIKKKLEELLPVQNAEYEQEASSVEEEME from the coding sequence ATGAAAATTCAAAGTTTTCTTTTTTTGATGCTCTCGTTTGTCTTTTGCAGATGCGCAACTTCCATTCCTTGTGAAAAAAAAGTCATAGAAAGAAATCTTTTTGAAGAGTATTTTTCAATAGCTGAAAATTATAAAAACTTGGAAAATTACAGCAAAGCCATTGAGTATTATAAAAAAACTTTGACATCAGATTCTTTGAATGACTATGCTTTTTATGAAATTGCGCTTTGCAATGTTTACTTAAAAAACTGGGATGAAGCGCAGTCTTCTTTTGAACAGCTTTTGCAAAATGATTTAGAAAACACGACTTTGAAAACTTCTTTGGCTTATATAGAAGCTATGCGCGGCAATTTAGAAGAAGCTGAAAATTTGTATTCCTATCTTTATGAAAATAATTCAGATGATTCTTCAATTCTAAAAAATCTTATCGCAGTTCTTGTCTCTGAAAAAAAATATGAAGAGGCGAATGAAAAATTTAAAATATTTGAAGAAAAGTTCCCAGATGAAGAATCTATTCCAGCTATAAAGAAAAAACTGGAAGAACTTTTGCCAGTGCAAAATGCTGAATATGAACAAGAAGCATCTTCTGTTGAAGAAGAAATGGAATAA
- the ileS gene encoding isoleucine--tRNA ligase yields MYNPVDSKADFPKQEEKILKFWEENETFKKSVSQREGAEEYVFYDGPPFATGLPHFGHFIPSTIKDIIPRYQTMKGKKVERRFGWDCHGLPVENLIEKELGINSKHEIEAYGVANFNEKCRASVLKYTSEWRKTITRMGRWVDFDNDYKTMDPDFMESIWWVAKSLWDKGMVYEGKYILPYCPRCATVLSTHELAQGYKEKQDPAITIRFRVTKAPVTFEDSEMENGNTYFLAWTTTPWTLPSNEGLCMGPDIEYVKIKDKESGDFYILAESRLSAYYKNEADYEVIYRKSGKDFLGAKYEPLFPYFKDLDVKEDGSDGAFRMFNADYVSTEDGTGIVHIAPAFGEEDSKVFKGTGIPSVEPMDAECKFTKEVTDYAGRFVKDCDKDIMDRLKKEGKLVKRDTVVHQYPHCWRCGSPLIYRGIGSWFVKVADEHERLLKANSQIKWQPAHIKEGRFGKWLAGARDWAISRNRYWGNPIPIWKCSDCNDALCVGSRKELEELSGVYPEDLHKQFVDKITIPCKKCGGTMKRIPEVFDCWFESGSMPYAQQHYPFENKEYFESHFPADFISEGLDQTRGWFYTLTVLASNLFDKPAFKNCIVNGIVLASDGRKMSKSLRNYTDPNEAINKLSADAIRLFLMHSAVVKADEIRYSDEGVRDVIKSIILPLWNSYSFFVQYANIDGVTCTGHEFDYKIPENPLDRWILSVAQKMVKDVSSALDDYDLSAAIDPMLSFIDQINNWYIRRNRRRFWKAGSDADKLEAYGALYSALKTFALVAAPFIPFLSEELWQNLKTSEDKESVHLMDYPVYNEKFRDEDLEFKMASVQKAVSMGRSLRNQFNLKNRQPLASVALVTRNAEEKKVLSDMQNTIAEELNVKNVIFHEREDELVEYKAKANFRVLGKQLGGKMKAAAAEISRLSTEQIEQILDGKTVAIKVDGEDVSLNQENVLVERFEKEDLKVINDGTLTVGLDTKITDELKKEGYVRDLIRGIQNLRKESGFEVTDRIALSVGGSEVLKSAFEMFKDFISGETLASSAVWSENIFGTEIDCEDARWTVSVKKI; encoded by the coding sequence ATGTACAATCCTGTAGATTCAAAAGCTGATTTTCCGAAGCAGGAAGAAAAAATCTTAAAATTCTGGGAAGAAAACGAAACTTTTAAAAAGTCTGTTTCGCAGAGAGAAGGTGCGGAGGAATATGTTTTTTATGACGGACCTCCTTTTGCAACTGGACTTCCTCATTTTGGTCATTTTATTCCGTCTACAATAAAAGATATAATTCCGCGTTATCAGACAATGAAAGGAAAGAAAGTTGAGCGCAGGTTCGGCTGGGACTGCCATGGTCTTCCTGTTGAAAATCTGATAGAAAAAGAGCTTGGAATAAACTCTAAGCACGAGATTGAAGCTTACGGTGTTGCAAATTTCAATGAAAAATGCCGCGCTTCTGTTTTGAAATACACTTCAGAATGGCGCAAGACGATTACCCGAATGGGACGCTGGGTTGATTTTGACAATGACTACAAGACAATGGATCCTGACTTTATGGAGTCAATTTGGTGGGTTGCAAAATCTCTTTGGGACAAAGGCATGGTTTATGAGGGAAAGTACATCCTTCCTTATTGTCCAAGATGCGCGACTGTTCTTTCTACGCATGAACTTGCCCAAGGCTACAAAGAAAAGCAGGATCCGGCGATTACAATCCGTTTTAGAGTAACAAAAGCTCCGGTTACATTTGAAGATTCAGAAATGGAAAACGGAAACACTTATTTTCTTGCCTGGACAACAACTCCATGGACGCTTCCTTCTAACGAGGGGCTTTGCATGGGTCCTGATATCGAGTATGTGAAAATAAAAGACAAGGAAAGCGGGGACTTTTATATTTTGGCAGAAAGCCGCCTTTCAGCATATTACAAGAATGAAGCTGATTATGAAGTTATTTATAGGAAAAGCGGAAAAGATTTTCTTGGCGCAAAGTACGAGCCTCTTTTTCCGTATTTCAAGGACTTGGATGTAAAGGAAGACGGAAGTGATGGTGCTTTCAGAATGTTTAATGCCGACTATGTTTCAACGGAAGACGGAACTGGAATTGTACATATTGCTCCTGCGTTCGGTGAAGAAGACTCTAAGGTTTTCAAGGGAACCGGAATTCCTTCTGTTGAGCCGATGGATGCTGAATGTAAATTTACAAAAGAAGTTACAGATTATGCAGGACGCTTTGTAAAAGACTGTGACAAAGACATAATGGATCGCTTGAAGAAAGAAGGCAAGCTTGTCAAGCGCGATACAGTTGTTCACCAGTATCCGCATTGCTGGAGATGCGGTTCTCCTTTAATTTACAGAGGAATCGGTTCTTGGTTTGTAAAGGTTGCTGATGAACATGAACGCCTTTTAAAGGCAAATTCCCAGATAAAATGGCAGCCGGCGCACATAAAAGAAGGCCGTTTTGGAAAATGGCTTGCTGGTGCTAGAGACTGGGCAATCAGCCGAAACCGCTACTGGGGAAATCCTATCCCAATTTGGAAATGTTCTGACTGTAACGATGCTTTGTGTGTAGGCTCAAGAAAAGAACTTGAAGAGCTTAGCGGAGTTTATCCTGAAGATTTGCATAAGCAGTTTGTTGATAAAATAACCATCCCTTGCAAAAAATGCGGCGGAACAATGAAACGCATTCCAGAAGTTTTTGACTGCTGGTTTGAATCTGGTTCAATGCCTTATGCGCAGCAGCATTATCCTTTTGAAAACAAGGAATATTTTGAAAGTCATTTCCCGGCTGATTTTATAAGCGAAGGTCTTGATCAGACACGCGGATGGTTCTATACACTTACTGTTCTTGCTTCAAATCTTTTTGACAAGCCGGCGTTTAAAAACTGCATTGTAAATGGAATTGTTCTTGCAAGCGACGGAAGAAAAATGTCCAAGAGCTTGCGCAATTATACAGATCCTAATGAAGCTATTAATAAGCTGAGCGCGGATGCAATCCGTCTTTTCCTTATGCATTCAGCAGTTGTAAAAGCTGATGAAATCCGTTATTCGGATGAAGGTGTACGTGATGTAATAAAAAGCATAATTCTTCCGCTTTGGAATTCCTATTCATTCTTTGTTCAGTATGCGAATATCGATGGAGTTACTTGCACTGGGCATGAGTTTGATTATAAGATTCCTGAAAATCCTCTTGACCGCTGGATTCTTTCGGTTGCTCAGAAAATGGTAAAAGATGTTTCTTCTGCGTTGGATGATTATGACCTTAGCGCGGCAATTGATCCTATGCTTTCTTTTATTGATCAGATTAACAACTGGTACATCCGCAGAAACAGAAGGCGTTTCTGGAAGGCTGGAAGCGATGCTGACAAACTTGAGGCTTACGGTGCTCTTTATTCCGCTTTGAAAACATTTGCGCTTGTTGCCGCTCCGTTTATTCCGTTCCTTTCCGAAGAACTGTGGCAGAACTTAAAAACTTCTGAAGACAAAGAATCTGTTCATTTAATGGATTATCCTGTTTACAATGAAAAATTCCGCGATGAAGATCTTGAGTTTAAAATGGCTAGCGTTCAAAAAGCTGTTTCAATGGGAAGAAGCCTTCGCAATCAGTTTAACTTGAAGAACCGCCAGCCGCTTGCAAGTGTGGCTCTTGTTACACGCAATGCTGAAGAGAAAAAAGTTCTTTCAGATATGCAGAATACAATCGCCGAAGAATTGAATGTTAAGAATGTAATTTTCCATGAGCGCGAGGATGAGCTTGTTGAATACAAGGCAAAGGCAAATTTCAGAGTTCTTGGAAAACAGCTTGGCGGAAAAATGAAGGCTGCCGCTGCTGAAATTTCAAGGCTTTCAACTGAACAGATTGAGCAGATTCTTGACGGAAAAACTGTTGCTATAAAAGTTGACGGCGAAGATGTTTCTTTGAATCAGGAAAATGTTCTTGTTGAGCGTTTTGAAAAAGAAGATTTAAAAGTTATAAATGACGGAACTTTGACAGTCGGACTTGATACAAAAATTACTGACGAGCTAAAGAAAGAAGGCTACGTGCGTGATTTAATTCGTGGAATTCAGAATCTTAGAAAAGAAAGCGGCTTTGAAGTTACAGACCGGATTGCTCTTTCTGTTGGCGGCTCTGAAGTTTTGAAATCCGCATTTGAAATGTTCAAGGATTTTATATCCGGAGAAACTCTTGCGTCTTCTGCTGTTTGGAGTGAAAATATTTTTGGAACTGAAATTGACTGCGAAGATGCAAGGTGGACTGTTTCTGTAAAGAAAATTTAA
- a CDS encoding 6-hydroxymethylpterin diphosphokinase MptE-like protein, translated as MIYSKEIAEAKNGSKIPLFKNGKPANSKYNPDAEQILFESSTQGCIIVAGIAGGFHIEKLLNEKNISLIIAVEADSESLEFCKQFSSVKKISECNKAILCDKSDLEKILCTKYFPALYKNLTLVFHRAWKNENPQIAQEISSTVKNFLEKVSADYSVQAHLGKIWQRNILLNLKFISKHKNENFFSANIKKGKIKKTAAIVAAGPTLDFSIEEIKHGDFFVISTDTAFGTLLQNSIIPDVVINIDAQHISSEHFFCTGEETRTTFVFDLCSNPESVYFIYNKKNKIQFCINQHPLSLIATKNMYVKKIESGAGTVTIAAADWAKSCGFQKLKFFGADFSYNFGKPYTKGTYLEKQFFSKSNRLISAEEKHIALMFRTELEKIQGQKNSFTTEVLKRYKKSLEEWAEKNSFKFKNGIYISEKKIETENFNTKNNFNYSDFHREFTNKIKELLKNPEPEVILKSDWGLSILPILAFFKNNTLFDNLKLAYNQALRYN; from the coding sequence ATGATTTATTCAAAAGAAATAGCCGAAGCAAAAAACGGAAGTAAAATTCCATTATTTAAAAACGGAAAGCCTGCAAATTCAAAATACAATCCTGACGCAGAACAAATTTTATTTGAATCTTCTACGCAAGGTTGCATCATAGTCGCGGGAATCGCAGGCGGATTTCATATAGAAAAACTTCTTAATGAAAAAAACATTTCTCTTATAATTGCAGTTGAAGCAGATTCTGAAAGCTTAGAATTTTGCAAGCAATTTTCTTCCGTAAAAAAAATATCAGAATGCAACAAGGCAATACTATGCGACAAATCGGATCTTGAAAAAATTCTTTGCACGAAATACTTTCCTGCGCTTTATAAAAACCTAACGCTAGTTTTTCATAGAGCATGGAAAAATGAAAACCCTCAAATAGCTCAAGAGATTTCTTCAACTGTAAAAAACTTTCTTGAAAAAGTTTCTGCGGATTACTCTGTTCAGGCGCACCTTGGAAAAATCTGGCAAAGAAATATTTTGTTAAACTTAAAGTTTATTTCAAAACATAAGAATGAAAATTTTTTTTCAGCAAATATTAAAAAAGGCAAAATAAAAAAAACAGCGGCAATAGTGGCCGCAGGTCCAACGCTTGATTTTTCAATAGAAGAAATAAAGCATGGAGATTTTTTTGTAATTTCAACTGACACTGCATTTGGCACGCTTCTTCAAAATTCAATAATTCCAGATGTCGTTATAAACATTGACGCGCAGCACATTTCTTCCGAGCATTTTTTTTGCACAGGCGAAGAAACAAGAACAACTTTTGTCTTTGACTTATGTTCAAATCCTGAATCTGTATATTTCATCTACAATAAAAAAAACAAAATTCAGTTTTGTATAAACCAGCATCCGCTTTCGCTTATTGCCACGAAAAATATGTATGTAAAAAAAATTGAATCGGGAGCGGGAACTGTAACAATTGCGGCGGCTGACTGGGCAAAAAGCTGCGGATTTCAAAAGCTGAAATTCTTTGGAGCTGATTTTTCATACAACTTTGGCAAACCATATACAAAAGGAACTTATCTTGAAAAACAATTTTTTTCAAAATCAAATAGATTAATTTCCGCGGAAGAAAAACACATAGCTTTAATGTTCAGAACAGAACTAGAAAAAATACAAGGACAAAAAAATTCTTTCACAACAGAAGTTTTAAAGCGGTACAAAAAGTCACTTGAAGAATGGGCTGAAAAAAATTCATTTAAATTTAAAAATGGAATTTATATTTCAGAAAAAAAAATAGAAACAGAAAATTTCAATACAAAAAATAATTTCAATTATTCAGATTTTCACAGAGAGTTTACAAACAAAATAAAAGAACTTTTAAAAAATCCTGAACCGGAAGTAATTTTGAAAAGCGACTGGGGGCTTTCAATTTTACCGATTCTTGCTTTTTTTAAAAACAACACACTTTTTGACAATTTAAAACTTGCATACAATCAGGCTCTACGATATAATTGA
- the lepB gene encoding signal peptidase I: protein MKQNVGDYSFEYKKKQQVKFMHAVVFMVSVFVFISVFLNCILFSVFINSSSMETDVSKGGIVFVCPFLRSPSRGQVVYLSRMDGEKLSAGQKSLNAAVKFFTLQKYSPFGRNSRMTGKDTVRRVLALPGDSYYMKDFVLYVKPAGQSHYLTEFELASKPYNISIYSVPVEWDGMGCSGQMEEATLGKNEYFVLADNRIEGLDSRVYGKIPSSRIKGRVIWQCFPFGKMRLY from the coding sequence ATGAAACAGAATGTCGGAGATTATTCATTTGAATATAAGAAAAAGCAGCAGGTCAAGTTCATGCACGCTGTTGTCTTTATGGTTTCAGTCTTTGTTTTTATTTCAGTTTTTTTGAACTGCATTTTATTTTCAGTTTTTATAAATTCATCATCAATGGAAACTGATGTATCCAAGGGCGGAATTGTCTTTGTATGTCCGTTTTTGCGAAGCCCTTCACGTGGGCAGGTTGTGTATCTTTCGCGCATGGACGGTGAAAAACTTTCGGCTGGGCAGAAATCCTTAAATGCCGCGGTTAAATTTTTTACATTGCAAAAGTATTCTCCGTTTGGAAGAAATTCGCGTATGACTGGAAAAGACACTGTAAGGCGTGTTTTGGCTCTTCCGGGAGATTCATACTACATGAAAGACTTTGTGCTTTATGTTAAGCCTGCAGGACAATCGCATTATCTTACTGAATTTGAACTTGCTTCAAAGCCTTATAATATAAGCATTTATTCTGTTCCTGTTGAGTGGGATGGAATGGGCTGCTCGGGCCAGATGGAAGAAGCTACCTTGGGAAAAAACGAGTATTTTGTGCTTGCCGACAACCGCATAGAAGGCTTGGATTCCCGCGTATACGGAAAAATTCCTTCGTCAAGGATAAAAGGACGCGTAATCTGGCAGTGCTTTCCGTTTGGAAAAATGCGGCTCTACTGA
- a CDS encoding TP0183 family DNA metabolism protein: MQSKKNPALKTIILFLAVFALSAETVDFFATVSSSKDSNMIKMTTDLFFAQFQAVDGYSVNDRRNENYNPSAETRNISFYAEIQEDTDGGWLCTLNAIKADGKQNVSSTKKYDTYYKILLDAKPSLENLLKNLSGNIQLPSSQETQNQENREQQTSYANENSIEAIAGTWTGEPLIEKILILRGGRGFVIFKNGASMNISITVQGNSIKIRQNGKPNASFFPEIPRQEALKNAATAAPVEWNMTLSGNTLSGKKTTLVENKNSPEGISQGEIEVSWTKR, from the coding sequence TTGCAGAGCAAAAAAAATCCTGCATTAAAAACAATAATACTCTTTTTAGCAGTTTTTGCATTGTCTGCAGAAACCGTGGACTTTTTTGCGACCGTATCATCTTCAAAAGATTCCAACATGATAAAAATGACAACGGATCTTTTTTTCGCACAGTTTCAAGCTGTAGACGGATATTCCGTGAATGACAGAAGAAACGAAAACTACAATCCAAGCGCAGAAACCCGCAATATTTCATTTTACGCGGAAATCCAGGAAGACACGGACGGCGGCTGGCTATGCACACTGAATGCAATAAAAGCTGACGGCAAGCAAAATGTAAGCTCAACAAAGAAATACGATACATACTATAAAATTCTTCTTGACGCAAAGCCTTCGCTGGAAAATCTTCTGAAGAATCTTTCGGGGAACATTCAGCTTCCTTCATCGCAGGAAACGCAGAATCAGGAAAACAGAGAGCAACAGACTTCCTATGCAAATGAAAATTCAATAGAAGCAATCGCTGGAACCTGGACAGGCGAGCCGCTAATTGAAAAGATTTTGATTTTAAGAGGCGGACGCGGATTTGTTATCTTTAAAAACGGCGCAAGCATGAATATTTCAATTACAGTTCAGGGAAATTCTATAAAAATAAGGCAAAATGGAAAGCCAAACGCTTCCTTTTTCCCAGAAATTCCGCGGCAAGAAGCATTGAAAAACGCAGCAACCGCAGCTCCGGTTGAATGGAACATGACACTTTCAGGCAACACGCTTTCTGGGAAAAAGACAACCCTTGTAGAAAACAAAAATTCCCCGGAAGGAATTTCGCAGGGAGAAATTGAAGTCAGCTGGACTAAACGATAA